From Pectinophora gossypiella chromosome 18, ilPecGoss1.1, whole genome shotgun sequence, one genomic window encodes:
- the LOC126374844 gene encoding uncharacterized protein LOC126374844, with translation MHPLVYVLLIAGSALAHYRGYDARNLLENDEPERDIDGIEMVECPVCSQSAISWLAYSEECPIVRAGKTFKKCKYGVYNNPKCGNRRDCYRGPEEQCTEKRTLDHYGQRCAPGYYCNPTVGKCTGLGFAPNSEYIRLINPNFERRSLNYPIRSDNK, from the exons ATGCACCCGCTAGTGTACGTGTTGCTGATCGCGGGGAGTGCGCTGGCGCACTACCGAGGCTACGACGCGCGCAACCTCCTCGAGAACGACGAACCAGAGCGGGACATCGACGG CATAGAGATGGTGGAGTGTCCTGTCTGCAGCCAGTCTGCCATCAGTTGGCTGGCGTACAGCGAAGAGTGCCCCATTGTGCGCGCGGGCAAGACTTTCAAGAAATGCAAATACGGCGTATATAACAATCCGAAGTGCGGCAACCGACGAGACTGCTATCGG gGTCCAGAAGAGCAATGCACGGAAAAGAGGACCCTTGACCACTACGGGCAGCGCTGCGCTCCCGGGTACTACTGCAACCCCACAGTCGGCAAGTGCACAGGCCTCGGATTCGCACCCAACAGCGAATACATCAGGTTGATCAACCCCAACTTCGAACGCCGATCTCTCAACTACCCCATTCGCTCtgacaacaaataa